CAAGGACAGGCTACATTTTGAGCCCGGGTAAGCTCGTAGAAGAAAAAGCCCCCTGGCTTTGACTCAGGGGGCCTTGGATTCTGTCACTTAAGTAGTTTTGAGTCTTGCTCGGGACTTAGTTAGAGCCTTTACAGCAGTGGGCTACTCTCGGGACCATGAAACGCGCCACGTTGCTCACCTCCTTCTCATTTCTTCTTGAAGCTTGCATGAACGGTCGTCTGGATTCCGCCTCTTGCGTTGAACTCACCGGTTATTTTCATCTCTCTCGGGCTGCAGGCAGAGACGAAGTCTTCGAGGATCTTGTTCACGGCGTGCTCGTGAAAAATCCCGACGTCCCTGAAACAATTTATGTATTCCTTGAATGACTTGAGCTCCACACACTTTCTGTCCGGAATGTATTCAATTATGATTGTGGCAAAATCAGGAAGCCCGGTCTTGGGGCAGACGCAGGTGAACTCGGGGATTGTCAGCTTTACCCAATAGCTCTTGTCTCTATACTCATTCTCCCAGGTTTCGATGGGAGGAGTCTTCATCCTTCTGATCTCTTTCTGCAGTCCTCCGTATGAAGCGGGCCTCCTGCTCTTCGCTGGATTCAATGCCGTTCTCCTTTTCGGCTCAGCATTCGAGGGATGGAATCCGATGGAAAAAGCTCAAGATTAACCAACATCACTGGCGGAGAGGAGAGGATTCGAACCTCCGGTAGAGTATTACCCCTACAACCGCTTAGCAGGCGGCTGCCTTCAGCCGACTCGGCCACCTCTCCGCTTCGGTTTCTTGATGGCCTTCCACCGGAACCGGCGAAGGCTCTTGATTCTGACGCATCACGCACGGACGGCAGAAACCGGGCTATCCGCGCTGTGATTCTAACCCGCCGGCATCACTCAGGACAAGTTCCAGTTGTCACAATCTGCCGGGTCAACCTCTCAATGCGGCATGCCGTGCCGTATGTCCCTGCCCTTGACCATGTAAATCGCAAGCTCAGCTATGTTCGTGGCGTGGTCTGCAACCCTCTCCAAATATCTCACTATTGAAGTCGCGGGGAACAGCTTCTTTGCGCTCTGCGGCTCTCTGGAAGCACGCTCAATCAGCTCGGTGACGATCGTCTCGGTCATTTCATCCACAGTGTCATCCTTCAGGAATACGCCTTCTGCCTTCTCTGCATCGGAGTTCACAAAGGCCTCCAGACTCTCCTTTAGCATTGCCTGGACAATAGAGGCCATGTTCGTGAGGTCAACTCCCGGAGAACCCTCCTTCACAATGTCTATCACCCGCTGCGCAAAGTTGACCGCCAGATCTCCAATGCGCTCAAGGTCGGTGGCAATCTTGAGGCCTCGCGTTATGAAGCGAAGATCGCTCGCCGCCGGCTGATACCGCGCAAGGAGATGTATGCATTGCTCGTCGATTGACATCTCAAGTGCGTTTACCGAATGGTCGGCCTCGATTATTTTTGCCGCAAGACCGGCATCCCTCTTCTGAAGGGCGGTTATGCAGTCGGCAATCATCGATTCCACCCTTTCGCTCATCATGAGTATCTGCTGCTTCAACGCCGCCAGGGCGTCATCAAAATGACGGTCAATGTGATGGTCCATGGCTCAGCTCCTTATCCGTATCTGCCCGTAATATAATCCTCAGTCCTCTTGTCACGCGGTGCGGTGAATATCTGAACTGTCTTTCCGAACTCGACGAGCTCGCCAAGAAGCATGAAGCCGCAGTCGTCAGAGACCCGAGCGGCCTGCTGCATATTATGTGTGACTATCACAATCGTGTAGTCATTCTTCAGGTCTTGCATTAGCTCCTCAACACGGGCGGTGGCAATTGGATCAAGCGCGGAACACGGCTCGTCCATGAGCAGGATATCGGGCTTCACTGCAACCAGCCGCGCGATGCACAGGCGCTGCTGCTGCTCACCTGAAAGACTAAGCGCGTTTTCTTTGAGGCGGCCCCTCAGTTCCTCCCAGAGTCCAACCGATGAGAGGCTCCTTTCCACTATTTCATTCAGCACCCGGCGCTTCGCTGCGCCGTGCACACGCAGACCATACACCACATTATCGAAGATTGACAGCGGGAACGGATTCGGCCGCTGAAAGACCATGCCAACGGACTTTCGCAGGGCTGTAAGTTCGATTTCATTCATCGGCTTGCCGAATATGCTAACTTCACCCGTTATGCGTATGCCGCCGATTAGGTCATTCATCCGGTTAAAAACCCTGAGAAGCGTTGACTTTCCGCATCCGGAAGGGCCTATTAGCGCAGTGATCTTCTTAGGCGCCACAGATAAATTGATGCTCATCAGCGCCTGGAGATCGCCGTAGAAAAGATTCAAATCCTTCGCGGTGATTGCCTGCATATCAGCCGAATTTCCCTGTCACGTACTGTTCAGTCCTCAGATCTGACGGCGCGGTGAATATCCTGTCTGTCTCGTCGATCTCCACAAGCTCGCCCATGAGGAGAAATGCCGTCCTGTCTCCCACGCGGGCCGCTTGTTTTGTGTTGTTGGTGACAAGTATGATCGTGTGGTCTTTTTTTAACTCCTTCATCGCATCTTCGACCTTAGCCGTGGAGATCGGATCAAGACCGGAACACGGCTCATCAAACATCAACACCTCCGGCTTCACGGCGAGCGTGCGCGCTATGCAAAGGCGCTGCTGTTGCCCCCCCGAGAGGCGCAGCGCAGGCGCATCGAGCCGGTCCTTCACCTCGTCCCACAGGAAGGCCGCCCTGAGCGAATACTCAACCAGGTCATCCGCGGCCCGCCTACTCATTCTCCTTTGAAGCCGCGGTCCGAAAAGCACATTCTCCCTCGTGGACATGGGCAAGGGTATCGGCAGGGCGTATATCATGCCGACTCTCCTTCGCAGTTCCTCAACATCTCCAAATTCGCCCACATCTCTTCCCTCGAGAAGGATCGTCCCGCCCACCTTTGCATTCACAACCCTGTCTATCATCCTGTTTATCGCAAGAAGTAAGCTCGACTTCCCGGAATTCGCCGGTCCGATCACTGAGAGTATCTCATTCTTCCAGATATCCAACGAAACGTCTTTCAGTGCAGTGATTGCC
The genomic region above belongs to Candidatus Eisenbacteria bacterium and contains:
- the queF gene encoding preQ(1) synthase gives rise to the protein MKTPPIETWENEYRDKSYWVKLTIPEFTCVCPKTGLPDFATIIIEYIPDRKCVELKSFKEYINCFRDVGIFHEHAVNKILEDFVSACSPREMKITGEFNARGGIQTTVHASFKKK
- the phoU gene encoding phosphate signaling complex protein PhoU; this encodes MDHHIDRHFDDALAALKQQILMMSERVESMIADCITALQKRDAGLAAKIIEADHSVNALEMSIDEQCIHLLARYQPAASDLRFITRGLKIATDLERIGDLAVNFAQRVIDIVKEGSPGVDLTNMASIVQAMLKESLEAFVNSDAEKAEGVFLKDDTVDEMTETIVTELIERASREPQSAKKLFPATSIVRYLERVADHATNIAELAIYMVKGRDIRHGMPH
- the pstB gene encoding phosphate ABC transporter ATP-binding protein PstB; its protein translation is MQAITAKDLNLFYGDLQALMSINLSVAPKKITALIGPSGCGKSTLLRVFNRMNDLIGGIRITGEVSIFGKPMNEIELTALRKSVGMVFQRPNPFPLSIFDNVVYGLRVHGAAKRRVLNEIVERSLSSVGLWEELRGRLKENALSLSGEQQQRLCIARLVAVKPDILLMDEPCSALDPIATARVEELMQDLKNDYTIVIVTHNMQQAARVSDDCGFMLLGELVEFGKTVQIFTAPRDKRTEDYITGRYG
- a CDS encoding phosphate ABC transporter ATP-binding protein, translated to MPTSKIDNRSSATKLEIRNLRVTFGAITALKDVSLDIWKNEILSVIGPANSGKSSLLLAINRMIDRVVNAKVGGTILLEGRDVGEFGDVEELRRRVGMIYALPIPLPMSTRENVLFGPRLQRRMSRRAADDLVEYSLRAAFLWDEVKDRLDAPALRLSGGQQQRLCIARTLAVKPEVLMFDEPCSGLDPISTAKVEDAMKELKKDHTIILVTNNTKQAARVGDRTAFLLMGELVEIDETDRIFTAPSDLRTEQYVTGKFG